In uncultured Desulfuromonas sp., the genomic stretch GGTGCTTTTGAGCTGGCCCATCATGAGTATGACAAATATGTTCGTAACAAGGCATTGCTTGCCCGTCGCGAAGAGATCGAAGAGCTGACCGGAAAGCCTCTGGCGTTGTGGTATCCGCGTTATGCACCCTGGTTGATTGATGTTGATGGTGCCTCTTTTGCGGTGCAGTTGTGTAACGAAGCCGGGCGGTTTGATGTCAGCCAGATGACCTCTGATCAGTGGGAACGTGTTCTTGTCGCCTGCGGCGTGGAGGATGAAGAGCTGCGTGGCGCCGTGAGGGATTCTGTTACCGATTGGAGTGATGGCGATGAAGCTCATCACCTGCAAGGGGTGGAAAGCGAGGCCTATCTGGAGAAAGATCCACCTTATCGAAGCAAGAATCATGTCATTCAGTCGATGGCGGAGCTTCTTTTGGTCCAGGGCGTCAGTCGCGACCTTTATTATGGCAGTGCCGAGCATCCCGGTCTGATTGATTTCCTCTCCGTTTATGGTCATGCCGGCAAGCTCGATATTAACTGTGCCGCCCCGCAGACGCTGGCTTTGGCCCAGAGTCTTGACGAGGAGGAGCGCCAGGCCGTTTTGGCCTATAGACAGCAGCAACGGATCCGCAATATGGCTGAATTGGCCGAGCTGGTCGGCATTGACGGATACAGCCAGCTGCAGCGTGATTTTGAGGTTGTCGAAACCCCTGATTATGTTACTATCTCCGTTTCGCACTGGCCTGTTTCGACCGCAAAGCCTCCGGCGTTGTGGTCTCATCGGACATTCAAGGTTGAGTAATGGCTTTTTTACCGAAAACACATGTTCTTTTGTGTTGTGAACACCGCCTGTT encodes the following:
- a CDS encoding type II secretion system protein GspK yields the protein MSHSVVPSQGRLCARTTNSFLGALTSSSTGSALVAVLWILLLLSVMALSYARTTRLQARSGLTRTEILRDHYRMAGAFELAHHEYDKYVRNKALLARREEIEELTGKPLALWYPRYAPWLIDVDGASFAVQLCNEAGRFDVSQMTSDQWERVLVACGVEDEELRGAVRDSVTDWSDGDEAHHLQGVESEAYLEKDPPYRSKNHVIQSMAELLLVQGVSRDLYYGSAEHPGLIDFLSVYGHAGKLDINCAAPQTLALAQSLDEEERQAVLAYRQQQRIRNMAELAELVGIDGYSQLQRDFEVVETPDYVTISVSHWPVSTAKPPALWSHRTFKVE